The Halictus rubicundus isolate RS-2024b chromosome 3, iyHalRubi1_principal, whole genome shotgun sequence genome includes a region encoding these proteins:
- the LOC143352472 gene encoding uncharacterized protein LOC143352472 yields the protein MQIFWVLFSCFIISVTAKNGKKQCEIIRAGYIAGQSGMPKLNKTSCLNDELLEDSHLSSALECARTCRPGQKPRTCYYKFMIERYSTSGQACQLCTPNITNTICPNCQCVIGDGTERAALTVNRMMPGPSIQVCLGDYIVVDVINHVSESAVTIHWHGMLQHGSQYYDGVPYVTQCPIPSSSTFRYQFYAHDPGTHFWHAHTGLHKMDGVFGSLIVREPAKNEPNANLYNFDLANHVIVVNDWMTEEATARYPGRLNGTVGQHADSILINGKGRYTNPNNNATTSTSLEVITVDPNRRYRFRLVNAFCTTCAAEFSIQGHNLTVIATDGQPTRPVVVDSIISSAGERYDFVLNANQTPGAYWIRLRGLIDCADIKLQALAVLQYVNASATLSTPEPKYDEVLPQNVVLNPLDGNCSGTRPDAICISNLRNARQVESDILTDEPDTKIFVSIGLQNLNPVTLFEPNRYQSFLVPLSGSFVAETINNINYETPPSPPLSQLDDLPVDQFCNSDNLPKHCNSTYCSCTHVIEIPLHSVVEIAIVDTFQVPGLHHPFHLHGYAYNVVAMDQPLGPFNGSNGITADYVKQLDNKNQIERNFDSPPGKDTIGVPNNGFVLIRFHASNPGFWLFHCHITYHQLNGMEMIYRVGDESDLPPKPKNFPRCGNYMPRIRNEQCSSKRKRK from the exons ATGCAGATCTTTTGGGTTCTATTTTCATGCTTCATTATTTCCG TTACCGCTAAGAATGGAAAAAAGCAATGCGAGATTATTAGAGCTGGTTACATAGCTGGGCAAAGTGGCATGCCCAAGCTAAATAAAACAAGTTGTTTGAATGATGAATTACTCGAAGATTCGCATCTGTCAAGTGCTTTGGAGTGTGCCCGAACATGCCGCCCTGGGCAAAAACCAAGGACCTGCTATTACAAATTCATGATCGAACGTTACTCTACCAGCGGACA GGCATGTCAGCTTTGTACACCGAACATTACCAATACCATTTGCCCGAACTGTCAATGTGTAATCGGTGACGGCACGGAACGAGCGGCGCTGACAGTGAACAGAATGATGCCAGGACCAAGTATACAAGTTTGTTTAGGGGATTACATCGTGGTCGACGTTATAAATCATGTGAGTGAAAGTGCAGTGACGATTCATTGGCATGGTATGTTACAACATGGGTCGCAATATTACGATGGTGTCCCTTATGTAACGCAGTGCCCGATACCTTCCAGCTCTACGTTCAG GTACCAATTTTACGCTCATGATCCTGGTACTCATTTCTGGCACGCACACACAGGACTCCACAAGATGGACGGTGTTTTTGGCTCTTTAATTGTGCGCGAGCCAGCTAAAAATGAGCCGAATGCGAATCTGTACAATTTCGATTTAGCGAATCACGTCATTGTAGTAAATGATTGGATGACTGAAGAAGCTACGGCACGATATCCTGGCCGACTAAATGGTACAGTTGGCCAACATGCTGATTCAATTTTAATCAACGGGAAGGGAAGGTATACT AATCCGAATAACAACGCTACGACAAGCACTTCATTGGAGGTGATCACAGTTGATCCTAACCGGCGCTACCGTTTCCGTTTGGTGAACGCTTTCTGTACAACTTGTGCCGCAGAATTTTCAATCCAAGGTCATAATCTCACGGTCATTGCGACTGACGGTCAGCCTACAAGACCCGTCGTAGTGGATTCGATTATTTCCTCTGCCG gAGAACGATACGACTTTGTCCTAAACGCGAATCAAACGCCCGGTGCTTATTGGATACGACTTCGAGGTCTAATAGATTGTGCAGACATCAAACTGCAAGCATTGGCTGTCTTGCAATATGTAAATGCATCCGCGACGTTAAGTACGCCTGAGCCTAAATACGACGAGGTGCTTCCACAGAATGTT GTTCTCAATCCGTTGGATGGAAATTGTTCTGGGACACGACCGGACGCGATTTGCATTAGTAATTTGAGGAATGCAAGACAAGTGGAATCGGATATTTTAACGGACGAACCAGACACGAAGATATTTGTCTCGATAGGCTTGCAGAATTTGAATCCCGTAACACTTTTCGAACCCAACAGGTACCAAAGCTTTCTAG TTCCCCTGAGTGGTAGTTTCGTGGCCGAAACGATCAACAACATAAACTACGAAActccgccgtcgccgccgctgTCTCAGTTGGATGATCTTCCTGTCGATCAATTCTGCAATTCTGACAATTTACCAAAACACTGCAACTCGACCTACTGTTCGTGCACACATGTGATCGAGATTCCGTTGCACTCTGTCGTCGAGATTGCAATCGTCGATACAT TTCAGGTGCCAGGGTTACATCATCCGTTTCATCTGCACGGATATGCGTATAATGTTGTAGCTATGGATCAGCCTTTGGGCCCATTTAACGGCTCGAATGGTATAACAGCCGATTATGTAAAGCAATTAGACAATAAGAACCAGATAGAAAGAAACTTCGATTCACCTCCTGGCAAGGATACTATCGGCGTACCGAATAATGGATTTGTCTTAATTAGATTCCATGCAAGCAACCCAG GTTTCTGGTTGTTTCATTGCCACATAACATACCATCAGCTGAATGGTATGGAAATGATTTATAGAGTGGGAGACGAATCAGATTTGCCGCCGAAGCCGAAGAACTTCCCGAGATGTGGCAATTATATGCCAAGAATTCGCAACGAACAATGTTCTAGCAAAAGGAAACGAAAGTGA